From a region of the Spirochaetota bacterium genome:
- a CDS encoding TetR/AcrR family transcriptional regulator gives MPRLKPEARAEKEEQRKTQIIKAAYEVISAKGYNNFTLDDIAKNAGLSKGGVLHYFKSKEDILIYLLEQIYIIIKKNINKRAAKYRTPERRMRAIVIAFIVTAKRHPAFYTVLVDFWAQIPINERVKHINTDIYKQLCDEIVKVIEDGIGQGVFKSVDARLASHAIVAMVMNVAIQWTFNHELYNIDHLAKTCMKMIMSYLEAKPKAGQ, from the coding sequence ATGCCACGATTAAAACCGGAAGCACGTGCGGAAAAAGAGGAGCAAAGAAAAACGCAGATAATAAAAGCGGCGTATGAGGTTATTTCTGCAAAAGGGTATAATAACTTCACCCTGGATGATATTGCAAAAAATGCAGGCTTATCAAAAGGTGGTGTGCTGCACTATTTTAAATCCAAAGAAGATATACTCATCTATTTGCTGGAACAAATTTATATTATCATTAAAAAAAATATTAACAAGCGAGCAGCAAAATACCGCACGCCTGAGCGCCGTATGCGAGCTATAGTTATAGCATTTATTGTTACGGCAAAACGTCATCCTGCATTTTACACGGTGCTGGTTGATTTCTGGGCACAGATTCCTATAAATGAACGAGTGAAACATATAAATACTGATATCTACAAGCAGTTGTGTGATGAGATAGTTAAGGTTATTGAAGATGGTATAGGTCAGGGGGTTTTCAAATCAGTTGATGCCAGGTTAGCTTCGCATGCCATTGTGGCAATGGTGATGAATGTTGCTATACAGTGGACATTTAATCACGAGCTTTACAACATAGATCACCTGGCAAAAACCTGCATGAAAATGATAATGTCATATTTAGAAGCCAAACCCAAAGCGGGACAATAA
- a CDS encoding RnfABCDGE type electron transport complex subunit B, whose translation MLDILFPSVPSIISITILSLACGILLSLAKVLLKVEKDPRIEKVMEALPGANCGACGFPGCAGYATNIVEHGAAINMCPVGGPESVKKISEIMGIEAQVGVKRIARVHCQGGVNETKIRFMYQGPHSCTAAQLVMGGFKVCEYGCLGLGDCVRACPFDAIHLDDRGLPFVDAEKCTGCGNCVEACPRNIISLLDNSVDVYVMCRNKQKAPVMKLGCSVGCTACRRCEKVCREEVFKDNPEVDTAIKVENFLATIDYELCINCGRCAEVCPQNVIDFKKVMVIKRETN comes from the coding sequence ATGCTGGATATACTTTTTCCTTCGGTGCCATCTATCATTAGTATAACGATACTCAGCCTGGCATGTGGTATATTGCTGTCCCTTGCCAAGGTTTTACTAAAAGTGGAAAAGGATCCCCGCATTGAGAAGGTAATGGAAGCTCTTCCCGGTGCAAATTGTGGTGCATGCGGGTTTCCCGGTTGTGCCGGGTATGCAACCAATATTGTTGAACATGGTGCAGCCATTAATATGTGTCCTGTTGGTGGCCCGGAAAGTGTGAAGAAAATTTCAGAAATTATGGGAATAGAAGCCCAGGTTGGTGTTAAACGAATTGCCCGTGTTCACTGTCAGGGTGGCGTGAATGAAACCAAGATACGGTTCATGTATCAAGGCCCTCATAGTTGTACGGCTGCTCAGCTTGTTATGGGTGGCTTCAAGGTTTGTGAATATGGATGTTTAGGCCTTGGTGATTGCGTACGGGCATGTCCATTTGATGCTATTCATCTGGACGATAGGGGGCTGCCTTTTGTTGATGCTGAAAAATGCACAGGTTGTGGCAACTGTGTTGAAGCCTGTCCACGCAATATAATAAGCCTGCTGGATAACTCAGTGGACGTCTATGTGATGTGCCGCAATAAGCAGAAAGCACCGGTTATGAAGTTAGGTTGCAGTGTGGGTTGTACTGCATGCCGGCGATGTGAAAAAGTGTGCCGTGAGGAAGTATTTAAAGACAATCCTGAAGTTGATACAGCAATCAAGGTGGAAAACTTTTTAGCTACTATTGATTATGAATTATGTATTAATTGTGGAAGATGTGCTGAAGTTTGTCCGCAGAATGTTATTGACTTTAAAAAAGTTATGGTAATCAAACGTGAAACCAATTGA
- the fliG gene encoding flagellar motor switch protein FliG gives MKPIDQMNGAEKAAALLVALGPEVASEIMKFLDEESVNKLAAEIAKIDVLSPEEKEELIGQFLLELKKARGVAFGGHNVAKEILYAAFGEDKAKDILKRLTHKDLEKGFGFLNDIDAELIVTFLQNEHPQTIAVTLAYIPAAKAAEVVKLLPRDLAKEVTLRMAKMERTSPDAVLEISRVLRKKYDEYRYQGQSSSKAGGLNALIDIMAHLSGDQEKQLIDYFESTMPQIADEIRSRIFTFENVLTLTNTEMRILIDVINNDYMIAKALKGAGDEIRFKFFRNMSKNRATDIMQEMEAMGPVRLSEIQEARDNIVRVMRQLHDNGVISLRKEKEKYIE, from the coding sequence GTGAAACCAATTGACCAGATGAACGGTGCCGAAAAGGCAGCAGCGCTTTTAGTGGCACTGGGCCCTGAAGTTGCTTCAGAGATAATGAAATTTCTTGATGAAGAAAGTGTTAATAAATTAGCTGCAGAGATAGCAAAGATAGATGTACTGTCACCTGAAGAAAAAGAAGAACTTATAGGACAATTTTTGCTGGAACTTAAGAAAGCGCGTGGAGTGGCCTTTGGTGGTCACAATGTTGCCAAAGAAATACTGTATGCAGCTTTTGGAGAGGACAAAGCAAAGGACATTTTAAAACGACTAACCCATAAGGATTTAGAAAAAGGATTTGGATTTTTAAATGATATAGATGCCGAGCTAATTGTCACATTTTTGCAAAATGAGCATCCTCAGACTATTGCTGTAACATTGGCTTACATTCCTGCAGCCAAGGCAGCTGAGGTTGTTAAATTGCTTCCCAGGGATTTAGCAAAAGAAGTAACGCTGCGCATGGCAAAAATGGAACGCACTTCGCCTGATGCAGTGCTTGAAATTTCACGGGTGCTACGCAAAAAATATGATGAGTACCGCTATCAGGGGCAATCCAGTTCAAAAGCGGGAGGCCTCAATGCGCTTATTGATATCATGGCGCACTTAAGTGGCGATCAGGAAAAACAGCTTATTGATTATTTTGAAAGCACCATGCCGCAGATTGCTGATGAGATAAGGAGTCGTATCTTCACCTTTGAAAATGTTCTTACCCTCACCAATACTGAAATGCGCATATTGATTGATGTAATTAACAATGACTATATGATTGCAAAGGCGCTGAAAGGTGCTGGCGATGAAATTCGTTTCAAGTTTTTCCGCAATATGAGCAAAAACCGCGCAACCGATATCATGCAGGAAATGGAAGCCATGGGCCCCGTGCGCCTGTCCGAGATACAGGAAGCACGAGACAATATTGTCAGAGTAATGCGTCAATTGCATGACAATGGTGTCATTAGCCTCAGGAAAGAAAAAGAGAAGTATATTGAATAA
- the rsmA gene encoding 16S rRNA (adenine(1518)-N(6)/adenine(1519)-N(6))-dimethyltransferase RsmA: MNKKEILAYLKEAGLSPNKAYGQHFLISEKYIEAIVTAISPQPDDCILEIGPGPGILTVPLSRLAKKLVCVEIDAGFARILKEQFAAMTQVTIVHDDFLKVPPVEGCTRIVGNLPYNVSSQIIFRVAKHYKASQCFFLIQKELAGRLIALPGSAMYSAFTVGVQLYFDVHKLFDIPPHAFFPAPKVHSTFVQLIRKKDLPLQDNEKEIFEQLVATAFWARRKMLKTALKRSPYGTYDELLIGRAFEALGFNPGVRGEELSLQDFIALAQYCAHHEK; encoded by the coding sequence TTGAATAAAAAAGAAATCCTTGCATACCTTAAAGAAGCGGGTCTATCGCCCAACAAGGCTTATGGCCAGCATTTTTTAATTTCAGAAAAATATATTGAGGCCATAGTTACTGCAATAAGCCCGCAGCCTGACGACTGTATACTGGAAATAGGACCAGGGCCTGGAATTCTCACAGTACCGTTAAGCAGGCTTGCAAAAAAGCTTGTTTGTGTTGAGATAGACGCAGGATTTGCCCGAATACTGAAAGAACAATTTGCAGCAATGACACAGGTCACTATCGTACATGATGATTTTTTAAAAGTACCCCCTGTTGAAGGGTGCACGCGTATTGTTGGCAATCTTCCCTACAATGTGTCCTCGCAGATTATTTTCAGAGTGGCAAAACACTATAAAGCTTCACAATGTTTTTTTCTGATTCAGAAGGAGTTGGCGGGGCGACTGATTGCTTTGCCAGGAAGCGCTATGTATTCAGCATTCACGGTGGGTGTGCAGCTTTACTTTGATGTGCACAAACTTTTTGATATACCACCACATGCATTTTTTCCGGCGCCAAAGGTGCATTCAACATTTGTGCAGCTGATACGAAAAAAAGATTTACCCCTACAGGACAACGAAAAAGAAATATTTGAACAGCTTGTTGCAACAGCCTTCTGGGCACGCCGCAAGATGTTAAAAACAGCGTTGAAGCGTTCGCCGTATGGAACGTATGATGAATTATTGATTGGCAGGGCATTTGAGGCATTAGGTTTTAATCCCGGAGTGCGTGGTGAAGAGCTTTCATTACAGGATTTTATTGCACTGGCACAGTACTGTGCACACCATGAAAAATAA
- a CDS encoding TIGR03960 family B12-binding radical SAM protein, translating into MKNKGISMAIDKEKIFGLVAHVSKPARYVGGEWNAVVKPDAIVRVGLCFPDLYEVGMSNNGIQILYSVVNALKDAACERVFAVERDFEKVLKESRTPLYTLETFTPLHMLDMVGFNAACELLYTNILQVLDLGNIPFFAKDRGDSYPLIVIGGEAASNPAPLLPFADAIFAGDGEEAIVEIVNILIEKKTKGLPRNEVLARLANIDGVLCSRDVEFSYEGNMLTAIKAPEVYKRVAHHFHRYEATRPVVPSIRSVQDRVSIQLDRGCKNLCKFCHAGYWELPYRKVNATALADTILDTVQHTGFGDVSLHSLSVGDYSDIVELLNQIVPPLIEQGVSISLPSLRVDLQTLDIIESISDLKKTSLTFAIESASDILRYKAYKRLTVEEIMNIITVLSQRGWQRIKLYFMIGLPGCEEVDEAADIVAFMKQVCSINRKIQYNVTISPFVPKPHTPFQYEKQYDETYCLEVIRTVKRSVSKSVTIKNHDVYASLIEGVFARGDSLLSNALVAAYHNGARLDLWGEHFDFTIWDNALQTTIGNWRRYLEKRQLQELSPWHIIKTRYDALIYKKMHSSWDGKTFPAGFKKLKLNKDEFKKAAQSFEKRYKAVATLRVKYAKKGKARFLGHIDCMEIFKRALRMAQVPVAYTQGYNKHERLVTGQALPLGYESLCEFVDVELYEQCSNTVVRNLGKLFPDGFEIISANHHTETTLPLQSIAYSRYCITFFDNRLYDIFANKLKNKTDIVKKTKKGLKNLPFDDAIVQFWIHDESIELLIPSGEGSIRPDSLIADWCQVEHPHSSATIIKTAVYYRDNGALVEFI; encoded by the coding sequence ATGAAAAATAAAGGTATCAGCATGGCAATTGACAAAGAAAAGATATTTGGTCTTGTGGCGCACGTTTCAAAACCTGCACGTTATGTGGGTGGCGAATGGAATGCTGTTGTAAAACCTGATGCAATAGTCAGGGTTGGGCTGTGTTTCCCCGACCTGTATGAGGTGGGAATGTCCAATAACGGCATTCAGATTTTGTACAGTGTGGTGAATGCACTAAAAGATGCTGCGTGTGAGCGCGTGTTTGCCGTGGAGCGCGATTTTGAAAAGGTTTTAAAAGAATCAAGGACGCCACTATACACCCTTGAGACATTTACACCGCTCCATATGCTTGATATGGTAGGCTTCAATGCAGCCTGCGAACTTTTATACACCAACATTTTGCAGGTTCTTGATTTAGGCAACATTCCATTTTTTGCAAAAGATAGGGGCGATAGTTACCCGTTAATAGTCATTGGTGGGGAGGCAGCCAGCAATCCAGCACCACTATTGCCATTTGCTGATGCAATCTTTGCTGGCGATGGTGAAGAAGCCATAGTGGAGATTGTAAACATCCTTATAGAAAAAAAGACAAAAGGTTTACCAAGAAATGAGGTGCTTGCACGATTAGCAAATATAGATGGAGTGTTATGCAGCCGTGATGTTGAGTTTAGCTATGAAGGTAATATGTTGACAGCAATCAAAGCGCCAGAGGTGTATAAAAGAGTTGCACACCATTTTCATAGATATGAAGCTACACGGCCAGTGGTACCATCTATACGCAGTGTGCAGGACAGGGTTTCCATTCAGTTAGACAGAGGCTGCAAAAACCTGTGCAAGTTTTGTCATGCAGGCTACTGGGAGCTTCCCTATAGAAAAGTAAATGCTACGGCACTTGCTGACACTATACTTGACACCGTGCAGCACACAGGGTTTGGCGATGTATCACTGCATTCGCTCAGTGTTGGGGATTATTCTGATATAGTGGAGCTTTTAAACCAAATTGTTCCACCACTGATAGAGCAGGGTGTTAGTATATCGCTTCCTTCGCTAAGAGTGGATTTGCAAACGCTTGATATTATTGAATCAATATCTGATTTAAAAAAAACATCGCTGACCTTTGCCATTGAGTCAGCTTCCGATATTCTGCGCTATAAGGCGTATAAGCGCCTTACCGTTGAAGAAATCATGAATATTATTACCGTGCTGTCCCAACGTGGGTGGCAGCGTATAAAACTATACTTTATGATTGGCCTGCCAGGGTGTGAAGAGGTAGATGAAGCAGCTGATATTGTTGCGTTCATGAAACAGGTATGTTCTATTAATAGAAAAATTCAGTACAATGTTACTATCTCACCGTTTGTACCAAAACCACACACGCCATTTCAGTATGAAAAGCAGTATGATGAAACCTATTGCCTTGAGGTAATACGCACGGTTAAACGCAGCGTGTCAAAATCGGTAACAATAAAAAATCATGATGTTTATGCTTCATTAATTGAAGGTGTATTTGCACGTGGCGATAGTTTACTGTCAAATGCCCTTGTTGCAGCATACCATAATGGAGCCCGTTTAGATTTATGGGGTGAGCATTTTGATTTTACTATCTGGGATAACGCATTGCAGACTACTATTGGTAACTGGCGCCGTTATTTAGAAAAAAGACAGTTACAGGAACTATCGCCCTGGCATATTATCAAAACACGCTACGATGCCCTGATATACAAAAAGATGCATTCAAGCTGGGATGGGAAAACATTCCCTGCTGGTTTTAAAAAATTAAAGCTTAATAAAGATGAATTTAAAAAAGCCGCTCAGTCATTTGAAAAACGGTATAAAGCTGTTGCTACTCTACGTGTGAAATATGCTAAAAAGGGGAAAGCCCGGTTTTTAGGTCACATAGATTGCATGGAAATTTTCAAGCGTGCATTGCGAATGGCTCAGGTTCCGGTAGCCTATACGCAAGGGTATAATAAACATGAGCGTCTGGTCACCGGGCAAGCGCTGCCGCTTGGTTATGAAAGCCTGTGTGAGTTTGTTGATGTTGAACTCTATGAGCAGTGCAGCAATACAGTAGTACGTAATCTGGGAAAATTATTTCCTGACGGTTTTGAAATTATATCGGCAAATCATCATACTGAAACAACGCTTCCCCTGCAATCCATTGCATATTCCAGGTATTGTATAACATTTTTTGATAATAGGCTGTATGATATATTTGCCAACAAATTAAAGAACAAAACAGATATAGTTAAGAAGACGAAAAAAGGATTGAAGAATTTACCATTTGATGATGCTATTGTACAGTTTTGGATACATGATGAAAGCATTGAGTTACTCATACCATCAGGTGAAGGATCAATACGACCTGACAGTCTTATTGCTGACTGGTGCCAGGTTGAACATCCACACTCATCGGCAACTATTATTAAAACTGCTGTGTATTATAGGGATAATGGAGCTTTAGTTGAGTTTATATAA
- a CDS encoding SDR family oxidoreductase, translated as MGLLSYNLDGKVAIVTGGTRGIGLAIAQELLRQNAKVVICARKQDGLDKAKEILKGGDNLLTCVAHIAKEEDVSALVDTTVKVFSKIDILINNVGMNLPTGSLVDVELSAWQKIIDSNLTGTFLVSKKVGAIMRQQKSGKIVSISSIAGRLASPGMNVYGIAKAGIEMMTKNLALELAPFNVQVNAVAPGMVRTDFSKPFWSNDAIHDMIVKNIPMGRIAEIDEVVHPVLFLASDGARYITGQTILIDGGASIV; from the coding sequence ATGGGTTTACTTTCATATAATTTAGATGGCAAGGTTGCTATTGTAACCGGTGGCACTCGTGGTATTGGGCTTGCTATTGCCCAGGAGTTATTGCGCCAGAATGCAAAGGTTGTAATCTGTGCACGCAAGCAGGATGGGCTGGATAAAGCAAAAGAAATCCTAAAAGGTGGCGATAACCTTTTAACCTGTGTAGCGCATATTGCTAAGGAAGAGGATGTCAGCGCTCTGGTGGATACAACAGTAAAAGTTTTTTCAAAAATTGATATATTAATTAATAACGTTGGGATGAACCTGCCAACGGGAAGCCTTGTTGATGTTGAACTGTCTGCATGGCAAAAGATTATTGATTCAAACCTTACCGGCACGTTTCTTGTGTCAAAGAAGGTTGGTGCAATCATGCGCCAGCAGAAAAGCGGAAAGATTGTCAGCATATCATCAATTGCAGGCAGGTTAGCTTCACCAGGTATGAATGTTTATGGCATTGCAAAAGCAGGCATTGAGATGATGACAAAAAATTTGGCACTGGAGCTTGCACCGTTTAATGTACAGGTAAATGCGGTTGCTCCCGGAATGGTACGAACTGATTTCAGCAAGCCATTCTGGTCAAATGATGCCATTCATGATATGATTGTCAAAAATATCCCCATGGGTAGAATTGCCGAAATTGACGAAGTTGTGCATCCTGTTCTTTTCCTGGCATCGGATGGAGCGCGGTATATTACCGGGCAAACAATCTTAATTGATGGCGGTGCTTCAATAGTGTGA
- a CDS encoding DUF4080 domain-containing protein: MKPTVLLLGINAKFIHSTLSLYYLKQIIAPYDYKAIILETTINNQVHETINCVQAIKPDICCIAVYIWNAQYIKSLLPLLHAKLPQCKIILGGPEVSYTSNDWLQQFPFIDCIIQGAGEKSFEYLVNHQFITHEKILRYPNYHFNNIPFPYTSEDLESLATHYIYYESSRGCPYACSYCISSRDDQKLQFKDIQKVYDELDVLLQHKVRMVKFVDRTFNCNPTHSRALFTYLLDHNNDHTRFHFEIHPDLLYDEDFEILKQVPPQYFQFEIGIQSIHENTLHAIQRKMNWEKARENIRKLLDLQNIHIHLDMICGLPYEDMEGVKESFNAIVSLQPHYFQMGFLKILPGTDIDTKKHEYGIEHEDNPPYMVKKNKWLSQEEMQLLHHIERVVDSLYNYHFKTTSLMLANFIAKDNLFDIYNEIANFFLEVNFTLYAKSFESIAAVLLEFIKQHYPEYTRLATDCLRWDWFVKSHNKWVPPFIRSNSNPNTIKEMIIQQNRISKQELSLNKIIVSIREMKRSQIFIAESNHFMQWRMDNHRYAIKLNSQILLID; this comes from the coding sequence ATGAAACCAACAGTACTGTTACTGGGCATCAATGCTAAATTCATCCACTCCACTCTATCTCTTTACTACTTAAAACAAATTATTGCACCCTATGATTATAAAGCTATTATCCTTGAAACAACCATTAACAATCAGGTGCATGAAACTATAAACTGTGTACAGGCCATAAAGCCTGATATATGTTGTATAGCTGTATATATATGGAATGCACAGTATATCAAAAGTCTTTTACCATTATTACATGCCAAGCTTCCACAATGTAAAATCATATTGGGTGGTCCTGAGGTAAGCTATACCAGCAATGACTGGCTACAACAGTTTCCGTTTATTGACTGTATCATACAGGGAGCTGGTGAAAAATCCTTTGAATATTTAGTTAACCATCAATTCATCACACATGAAAAAATACTACGTTATCCAAATTATCATTTTAATAATATCCCTTTTCCGTATACTTCTGAAGATTTAGAAAGTTTAGCCACTCATTATATTTACTACGAATCAAGCCGTGGATGCCCCTACGCATGCAGTTACTGTATATCATCACGTGATGACCAGAAATTGCAATTTAAGGACATCCAGAAAGTATATGATGAACTAGATGTTCTTTTGCAACATAAAGTACGTATGGTAAAATTTGTTGATAGAACCTTTAACTGCAATCCTACACATTCACGGGCACTGTTTACATATTTGCTTGATCATAATAATGACCATACCCGGTTTCATTTTGAAATACATCCTGACCTTCTTTACGATGAGGATTTTGAAATATTGAAACAGGTGCCACCACAGTACTTCCAGTTTGAAATTGGGATTCAATCAATACATGAAAATACATTACATGCTATTCAGCGCAAGATGAACTGGGAAAAAGCAAGAGAAAATATTCGCAAACTTTTAGATTTACAAAACATCCATATCCACCTTGATATGATCTGTGGGCTTCCCTACGAAGACATGGAGGGAGTTAAAGAAAGTTTTAATGCAATAGTAAGCCTGCAACCTCACTACTTCCAGATGGGTTTTTTAAAGATATTGCCAGGAACAGATATTGATACAAAAAAACATGAGTATGGTATTGAACATGAAGACAATCCACCCTACATGGTGAAAAAAAATAAATGGCTTTCGCAGGAAGAGATGCAACTTCTTCACCACATTGAACGCGTTGTCGATAGTCTGTATAATTATCATTTTAAAACAACATCACTTATGCTTGCTAATTTTATTGCAAAAGATAATCTGTTTGATATATACAACGAAATTGCTAACTTCTTTTTAGAAGTTAACTTTACACTGTATGCAAAAAGCTTTGAATCAATTGCTGCAGTTTTGCTTGAATTCATCAAACAGCACTATCCTGAATATACCAGGCTTGCCACTGATTGCCTGCGGTGGGACTGGTTTGTTAAATCACATAACAAATGGGTGCCACCTTTTATACGAAGTAATAGCAACCCAAACACTATAAAAGAAATGATCATTCAGCAAAACAGGATATCTAAACAGGAACTATCGCTTAATAAAATAATAGTTTCTATACGTGAAATGAAACGCTCACAGATCTTTATTGCCGAAAGCAATCACTTTATGCAGTGGCGTATGGACAACCACCGGTACGCAATAAAACTTAATAGCCAGATACTTCTGATAGATTGA
- a CDS encoding inositol-3-phosphate synthase — protein MTLKNTEIQKAEGKLGVLIPGLGAVSTTFIAGVMLIRKGLKLPKGSVAMMGKLRIGKGDDAQYVPIKDFVPLADLKDMEFGGWDIFEDNAYEAAIKSGVLQKQDLEPIKEELSSVKPWKAVFFNNYVKKLHGTWVKNAPSYWDLAQMIKEDILNFKKEKNISRMVMVWCASTEIYQEMKPGVHDTIENFEKALKESNKYIAPSMIYAYAALDLGIPFANGAPNLCNEIPALRQLAEKNKVPMGGRDFKTGQTLMKTIIAPGLKARMIGVDGWYSTNILGNRDGEVLDDPESFKTKEVSKLSVLDNIFQPDEYPALYDGYHHVVRINYYPPRGDNKESWDNIDIRGWLDYPMQIKVNFLCRDSILAAPVVLDLVLFFDLAQRASMYGIQEWLSFYWKSPMFEPGEEPIHDLFVQLMKLKNTLRWLMDVPPVTYLGAETYD, from the coding sequence TTGACACTAAAAAATACTGAAATTCAAAAAGCCGAAGGCAAATTAGGGGTGCTTATCCCCGGGCTTGGTGCTGTTAGCACCACTTTTATCGCAGGTGTAATGCTTATTCGCAAAGGATTAAAGCTTCCTAAAGGCTCTGTAGCAATGATGGGAAAGCTCAGAATTGGTAAAGGTGATGATGCACAGTATGTGCCAATCAAAGATTTTGTTCCACTGGCTGATTTAAAAGATATGGAATTTGGCGGATGGGACATTTTTGAGGATAATGCGTATGAAGCAGCCATAAAATCGGGTGTGTTACAGAAGCAGGACCTTGAACCAATAAAGGAAGAATTATCTTCAGTCAAGCCATGGAAAGCCGTATTTTTTAATAATTACGTTAAAAAGCTTCATGGAACATGGGTAAAAAATGCTCCTAGCTACTGGGACTTAGCCCAGATGATTAAAGAAGACATTCTTAATTTCAAAAAAGAAAAAAATATTTCCCGTATGGTAATGGTATGGTGTGCCAGCACCGAAATATACCAGGAAATGAAGCCAGGAGTGCATGACACTATTGAAAATTTTGAAAAAGCTCTTAAAGAAAGCAACAAGTATATTGCTCCCAGCATGATATATGCGTATGCAGCCCTTGATTTAGGAATACCATTTGCCAATGGTGCTCCCAACCTGTGTAATGAAATACCAGCATTGCGTCAATTAGCTGAAAAGAACAAGGTGCCTATGGGTGGCAGAGATTTTAAGACAGGCCAGACATTGATGAAGACTATTATTGCCCCCGGTCTTAAAGCACGAATGATTGGTGTTGATGGCTGGTATTCAACCAACATTTTAGGTAATCGTGATGGTGAAGTTCTTGATGACCCTGAATCTTTCAAAACCAAAGAGGTAAGTAAACTTTCAGTTCTGGATAATATTTTCCAACCTGATGAATACCCTGCACTGTATGACGGCTATCACCATGTTGTCAGAATAAACTATTATCCACCTCGTGGCGACAATAAGGAAAGCTGGGACAACATTGATATACGTGGCTGGTTAGATTATCCAATGCAGATTAAGGTCAATTTCCTGTGTCGCGACTCAATATTGGCAGCTCCTGTTGTTCTTGATCTGGTACTCTTCTTTGATTTAGCACAACGTGCATCAATGTATGGTATTCAGGAATGGCTTTCTTTCTACTGGAAGAGCCCAATGTTTGAACCCGGCGAAGAGCCAATCCATGACCTTTTTGTTCAGCTCATGAAGTTGAAAAATACGCTGCGATGGTTGATGGATGTTCCTCCGGTAACCTACTTAGGAGCTGAAACATACGACTGA
- the hrcA gene encoding heat-inducible transcriptional repressor HrcA: MILKQLNEREAQVLKAIVYEYISTGKPVGSRSFVQKYSFSLSPATMRNIMYDLEQMGYLSQPHTSAGRIPTDKGYRFYVDSLLDTYETVAKNGVEVREELLTREIELDKIFMSIVRMLSLISKYTGIALMPKPDFTVVKHIEIISLTANEVLFIIVTRTGIVIHKNVRLSSPVNQDELYKYSRFLTAELSGYSLVEIKQSLINQLRTVTGIEPQVRDIALDITELALKDEKEPEIYIDGIENLLHIPDMVETEKLREVLRFIEQKDTLRKIMEELRQKEGVFTLIGEEIKEIAIPCCSIIASSYKIGNSPVGVVGIIGPTRMDYEKVVPLVDYTGKVVSNFLTQMTK, encoded by the coding sequence ATGATACTGAAGCAATTAAATGAACGTGAAGCACAGGTTTTAAAAGCAATCGTATATGAGTATATTTCAACCGGTAAACCGGTAGGTTCCCGGTCATTTGTCCAAAAGTATTCGTTTTCACTTTCACCAGCAACTATGCGTAACATCATGTATGATCTGGAGCAGATGGGCTACCTATCGCAGCCGCATACATCGGCAGGGCGGATCCCTACCGATAAGGGGTACCGGTTTTATGTGGATTCCCTTCTGGATACCTATGAAACTGTAGCCAAAAACGGTGTGGAAGTGAGAGAGGAACTGTTGACCCGTGAGATTGAACTGGACAAGATATTCATGTCTATTGTCAGGATGCTATCGCTTATATCAAAATATACAGGCATTGCACTTATGCCAAAGCCCGATTTTACTGTTGTCAAGCACATTGAAATTATATCGCTTACAGCCAATGAGGTATTGTTTATTATTGTAACCAGGACAGGCATTGTTATCCATAAAAATGTAAGGCTTTCTTCACCTGTCAATCAGGATGAGTTGTATAAATACTCACGATTTCTTACTGCGGAGCTTTCAGGATATTCGTTAGTTGAAATCAAGCAAAGTTTAATTAATCAACTGCGTACTGTAACTGGTATTGAACCCCAGGTGCGCGATATAGCGCTGGATATAACTGAACTGGCACTGAAAGATGAGAAGGAACCGGAAATCTATATTGATGGTATTGAAAATCTTTTACACATACCTGACATGGTTGAAACCGAAAAATTGCGCGAGGTATTGCGGTTCATTGAACAGAAGGATACTCTACGTAAAATAATGGAAGAGTTGCGCCAGAAAGAAGGAGTATTTACGTTGATTGGAGAAGAAATAAAGGAGATAGCAATCCCATGTTGCAGCATTATTGCTTCATCATATAAAATAGGCAATAGCCCTGTTGGCGTTGTTGGCATTATTGGCCCAACGCGAATGGATTATGAAAAAGTTGTCCCGCTTGTGGATTATACGGGCAAAGTGGTTTCAAACTTTTTAACACAGATGACCAAATAA